The Astatotilapia calliptera chromosome 19, fAstCal1.2, whole genome shotgun sequence DNA segment CTGAGCAGCGATATCCCATTTCTCCAGAAACTGTGCAAACAGGCCAACAGAATAATACAAGGATATACACAAAGGTGTTGTTTAAACTTGCATAAAAATACTACAATACTACAATAATACTACAAATACTAAAAAAATACTACAATAATTTCTTACAGAACTGTGCAGAAGTCTTTAGATTTTGTATGCCTAAGCTAAAATAATTCTAATAATTGGTATGACtgcttttattattgaacacagcctgaactctgttgggcactttcttgtaatttctttaagtagtccaCAGAAAATGTTCTCCAGGCCTCCTgatggacattcaaagctcttctttggatgtttctgcattttttttttttttgttctctgtcatgatgatcccacactgcctcAGTAATGCTGAGGTgcggctctggggaggccagtccatgactgatggtgtggtttttgtttgatttttctctccgggtatgcttttactgcaccgTAAAACTGTTATTTTACCAGATTGTTTTGTGACAGGCAACCAATTTAAAATTCTAAAGGCATGATTTAAAGTTGGTTATTACTAAGTTTCTTGTtatgtgtaaacacaacactgtgTTTACACAGTGATTCGTAGGTCACTATGTGACTTATAGTTCGTATTGTATTTGCTACGTCTGGCGAAACATTAAGCAATGAGAGGTAAATGAAGACTTTTGCGTAGCACTGTATGAGGTTTTGGATATTCCACGTGGAATACACTCAGAATAAGAGTCATTTACAGGCTTCCACTAGGAATAAACCAGCCTATCAAAACTAAAGTtgagattaaaataaaatccattttAAATAGGCTTTCTAAAGTTAGATTATTTCTTCGGTCACTGTCGGTGAAATCCAGGAATTAATGACATTGTAGATGCTACAACCAGTACACACTCTTTTTGTCATTAGCAACAACTCTCAcaatttcatgtgtttcatttgtCAACTGCATTTGCTGTATTTCAAAAAGTACGATACGTGTGACGCTTCAGGTCTAATGCATCTCACCAGGCTTAGAGCTTGAATGTGTCTGTGATGGCTGGCTGATGTTGCTCCTCATTCTTTTCAAACGTGCTACCACTCTCACTCTCCTATGCTTTTCCTTTGTgcaggattgtgtgtgtgtgtgtgtgtgtgtgtgtgtgtgtgtgtgtgtgtgtgtgtgtgtgtgtgtgtgtgtgtgtgtgtgtgtgtgtgtgtgtgtgtgtgtgtgtctgtttatacACAAGTTTGTCTATCCATCTGTCTGTTCACCCATCCTGCTCTGCCTCTCATTGCTGCCACTAACATGTCACTCATGCTCCATGACAGCGTGCAGGCGTTGGCCGGGGATGGTTTGGGACATGGAGTACCCCTGGGCCAAACTGGACTGTAAGACTCTGCCTGCTTCCTCCATACTAGGCATGACGCCCGGCATCGGCTTGCTAACATCTATCACTTCGTTTAGGTCACCCTGAACCCCACCATCGTCAGATAACTAAGGGTTGCGCTTGATTTAGCAGCAGGGTTTGACTTTAAGCCCTGCACACTAATTGCTAAATGAAGCGCTCCTGCAGTTTTGCCAGTTTGCTGTAAGGCATGCAACCCGAGCCCTCCACCTTGGTGGTTTGTCTGTCTTTCATAACTTCATTCTCACAGCTCCTGAATGTAACCCCCGTCTCACCCCACAACTTCAGTCGAGCATCGCGGCTTCCTGCATGAGCTAGCCCGTCTGTCACACCCGGACGAAGACTCCATCCTCACCACTCCGCCCTCCGTGTGTTACAACTTGCACCgttttgctgcattttgagtgtttttgtcattttgtgatCATTcgctttactttttaaaatgattaactGCACACAAGAAAACCCATTTTTCTCTCTGGGTAAAAGTACATAAAAGCTCCCCTGACCCTCCGAGGTGCCCCGGCATCTTTTCCCTCTCTCATGCTAACCCTCTCAGCTCGTAACATCGGTGGTAAATGTTTTCCAGCCTCTTGTTTCCATGTGAACTGAACACCATTCGTgcttgggatttttttttcaaaatggtctcagtttttaaaaactccaaGTAACCAGTTTGTCAggtagagggaaaaaaatggcaTTTGTTGATTAACTCATCACACAAATCAGTTAACCTTTTCTGACCTTTAAGCCTTTCAGCAACGGCTAACCACGACACCGCACGCGCTGGCTGAAGGTCCCTCCCTCTGTGCCTGAGAGTTTTCTTTTCAGCAGCGTTGTTGTGTCCTCCTGCAGTGTGATTAAGGTTGTGTCCTTTCTCTCATgatgctttacttttttttttcttttttttttccctccttttagATTAAAAATATCTTAAAGATCCAAATACTGTGTGTGGTGAAGGTAAGCCCCCCAAATGAGGCCGGAAGCTTGTTTTGGTTCCGGCAGCCTGCCTACCTACCTGCTCTTCCCTCGTTCACTCATCCTGGCTGTTCCCCCTCCCCGAACCTCTCCTTTTTCATTCAGTACTAACCGAGCTTTATTTACTGAGCGCTTTAACAAAGGGAAAGGGACAGAAAAACCAGGCTGTTTATTTGGGGTATGTCCTACTGTTTAGGCCAGGCTGGTAATTGAGAGTGATGCACGGTGGGGACAATTAGCACCTGACTAAGTAGCAGCATGAACAATACGGCTACACTTCTGGCCCTCGCTTCTGCATGTGGCGCGCCTTTATCTCTTCCCCcagcaaacactttttttctttctttccttttttttttcctccctcaatCCCCCCCACCGCCCCCACCCCTGTCATTTCCTCCTGTTGGAGTGTGCCTGTTTGCCTGGGGCAGACTCTGAGACTAACACCTGCCGCACTGGAAGACGTCTTTGTCATCTAAAGCCTTGTTTGAACTGCTGCAGTGGGGACCAATGGGATAGCGGGGCCATTTAAAGagtctctttgttttctttctccctttgctTCTCCTCTCTTCTTTCCGTCAGAAATGAAGCTCTGCGTACGGCCGTTTTGACCGAGTATAGGGCGGACGTGTTGGGTTGTAATCACGATAATGATGACACATTAGCCTCTTCTGGCTCTGTGTTATTTTTCCCCACTTAGTAGCTTACTTGGAAAATTAATTCTTACAAAAGGCCATACAGTGAAGAAGATCATTTAGAAACTGATGCAACCGCAGTCATTAAGTGCCACAGTGGTAGTGATGACTGTTTAGTGCAGCGCGTCTTTAATGGTGTGTTGACTGGATTGCCTTTAATAGTCGTATGTTTTTCCAGCAGATGCATTTTGCAAGAGTTTACTGTAGGAATGAGTACAATACGGGAATGCAGAAATCGTCCTGCTCATTTTTACCCAAACCcgatcctttttcttttttttttttcctttttcttttcttttttttatattcatatgCAGATTTGAGAATGCATGTTCAGACCCCCCCCGCCTCACCTCCCCTCTAGCCCTTCACAATACCCACACCCAGCGTTTCATCCACGGCCCAGCCTCCTCTCTGTGAGCCGTGGCTCTGGATGCTGCTGGTGTCCACTGTGCGGCTGAGTGTCTGTTACTCCAGCCATCTGCCATTCCTTTTAGCCGCTGCAACTTGAGATGCCTCTGAAAAAATGGCAGGAAATAAAAGGATAGGAAAGAAAATAGGCAACCAGATGCCACCTCAACAAAGCAGAAAAGTTGTTTAAACTCGAGGCACGGGGCCAAAGCGGGTGGGGGCGGGGTGGGGGCGCGCCCGTAGTTGGGGTTTGGTCAGGGGCACAGCGAGGAAGTCGGCGTTCACAATAATTGATTGTCCTCGCCACCATTTCATGCCCACCTCCCGGCTTATTACCGTTTGTCATAATCATTGAAGTGAAGTTTTTgtggaaaaggaaaatgtttgACAATAGGAAGGCTCCACATGTCCACAACAAGAGCGTAATgtgtaatttcattttcattcaaagcaTTCTGCTGTCACACTGTGAactgaatactttttttttttacaaaggttGCCTCATTTTTCACATCATAAAAGGGAAACTGTTGGGGATAAAGGCGGCTTCTCTTTCAACAAGCTTTGCTTCTCTGCAGCATGTGAAAAAAGCATGTGATTTCTGAGATGCGGCATCTTGATTCGAATGAATTCTGCTCTGCAGCAAACTCGAATCCCGACACTCTTTTATTCTAAACTTGGTATTTGTGTGAATGTTGGTGGAAATCCAGGGAATTGGGTGATCCTGGTTTTGGGAGCAGCCGCGTGCATGATGGAGCGTGCTGGGATATAAAACAATCAAATCCtcctctccctgtctctctctctcgttgtCGTGTTTCTGTCTACAAACTTTTCCTCCATTTCTCTCTCCCAGGGTCCTTCACCGGCAGCGGAAGCACCGAAGCCGGAAGCATCACCACCACAACAACAGATTCAGTCGACCAGGTGTCTCCCACCATGCCCCGTGCCACAAAGAACAGAGTTTCTGGGAAACTCCGCCGATCAGCCAGCGCTATAAGCAAATCCTCCAACTGAGCTCTTCAACCCATCCCCCTCTTCCCCCTACCCGAGTGCCGCCTTCAGTCTTTTCTCGAAAAACCTCACAAactcagccgagactgcaagaaaTTACTTTGatgtttcgttttttttttccgtttttGTGACATATAAACATTAACTGGAGCATACGGCAATTTTTAATTTAAGTGGCGATCATTGATTTCTTTGTCAGTACATTTCACTTTGTTGTGGTGTTAACTGAGACAGGTGTGTACGTGAAAGTAAGCTATTTATGTTCGTTGGTTTCAGCATAGGAGGCACCTGCAATGATTTTATCCTCATTTTCTAGAGCGCTCGCGTGCGCTAGAAAAACACTTAAAGTTCTTACTGTAGTAAGGTAATGGGAGACTGTTTTACCCTGTTTCTGTAGTTCCTCTGTCCCAGCACTTCATGTAACAAAGCACTGATGACGCAGCTGTAAATGACACCACGCTAAAACTGCACAAGAGTTTGGTATCCATTTATAAATAAGTCTGCCTTTTATACCTCTGTTTGCATCCGCCACAGCCTCTCTGTGTCAAAGATACCATTTCAGTTAGCGGCAGTGTGATGCCGTCCCATCCACGTTGGGGAATGATGTTCCTGCAGGGAAAAGCACCAATGGATGGGGAAAGCCTCCCCTGAATGTTTCGCATTCGCTGCACTAGTACACGGGAGTCCCTGCAGCATGTGCAGCCAGAGGCTGTTTAATTGTTTTGAACTCGGAGTGGACAATCGATGACGTCTTTCTAACTTGAGCTGAAATGACATTTGGGTTTCGGTTTTTTTACTACtctaattttcctttttaaatgaattcCAATGGATCGCGTCATTATTTGATTTATGCAACTGCGCTGGAATGAGAAAACACTGCGTTTGTAATTGTTTTCTGATGTCGTTAACATAGGCTCATGTCCGGTAATTAAATAAGTTCCTCCTGTCTCTTTCCTCTGCTATCAGTTTCCCTGTCCTGTAAAGCCGAGACATCGACATTCCAACATTCCCAACACACGCAGACCACGGTCTTTGCACTCACTCTTGTCAGTTAACATCAAATGCTTCTTTGTTCTTGGATGTAAATTGctttaaatattatttgttgATGTCAGTCTGTTGGATGGACTGTTTGAATTATCTTTTGcggtgttgtgtgtttgtgtggtgttTAAAGGAAAAATGCCGCCAGAGCCTCAGGTAACTccatgcacgtgtgtgtgtgtgtgtgtgtgtgtgtgtgtgtgtgtgtgtgagtgagtgagtgagtgagtgagtgattgtGTTTCTGAGGGAGCTTCTCACAGTGCCTGTGTAATGTCTGTCTTCTAAGATGATGTCCCACATTATTTCCACGCCCCACAATCAAATCTCAGCGTCCCGTCTCCTCCTCaggagtaaaaaaacaaaaaagtctcttcctccctctgcgtctctcaagttcgcgtctctcaAGTTCACGTCTCATGAAAACAGCAACAGATGGATTTTTGCTCTTTATTTATTGGTGGTGTGCTGCCACCTTCTTTGTGTCAGTGGCATCCATTCGTCCTCTTTCCCATGATCCTCTTCCCATGTCATGGCCTCCTGAGGCCACGGGAGGGGATGGCggtggggaggaggagggggctgGGTTTAGGTGGCATGCCAGAGCTGAACTCTTAACAGCCCTCCTAGCAACAGCCAGCCCGCCTCTCGCACTCCTCCAACCTGCCAGCTCGAGTTGTCATGGTAGCCAGGTGTCCCCCGCCTCCCCTCCCTCCCACTCACCCACTCACTCGCAAACATACTcactcacataaacacactATAGACTCTCACCCTCTGAGGGCTCCACCTAAGCTGCAACACTATCCCCCATCTGTTGCACTACTATGCCTTACTTTCCCTGCGTTCCTCTGTCGGTTTCTCCACATCTCACCTCCTGTTGGTCCGTTCCCCGAGCAGGATGTGAGGAATCCCcgcagcaggaggaggactgACAGATCTGTGCTCTCTTTACTTTGTGTTGTCATTTTTGAGGAATGTATAGATATATAGGCCTGGATCACATCTATGGTTTTAATTTTCCCCAAAGCCACTTGAAGGAACTGACCATGATGTTGATCCAAAGATTGTAGCTTATAGAATATGTCTGTTAAAGGAGGGCTCGCGCCTTCCTTTCGGAGGATTAGTCACTGGAGGTGTTAGTTCGGACCAAGATTGTGTGTCTTATACGCGTGAAGAAATTGAGATAGTCGtagttttagttattttctCCTTCTCGTTTTAGAAATCCTTGTACATTGTGTCAAATTTGAGGGCTTCATTGCCCTcaggatataaatatattaatgcCTGTAATATAATCTTTGTATAAGAGGGGGGAAAAGCTTGAAACTTTCATCATTACTTGTCAACATATCAAACTGTTTTTAATGACCGAAGTCCTGCTATCTTTATTAGAAATGtgaaaactgaaacatttcattAAATCAATTTGAAATTCTACCTGTCGTTTGCTGTATTTCTGATTATCTGGATTTgtaaggtttgtgtgtgtggttatgaTGGTGCTGTTGCCATGGGCTTTCTGACCCTGGCCTGGCCATGCTGGCAGCAGCAGGAGTAATCTGACCCTCCTCCCATCTGTCTCCCCTGCTGCTCTACCCTGCTTAGAGGAGCATAATGGAGCCCCACCAGGAGGTACAGGTGCAATTGGTTGCAGCATCTACAGGTGCCCTGCCTCTCCTGGGCCACATAAAGACGCAAGAAAAGTACTTGACTGTAATTGGAGCCCTTAAATTGTGCATCCGTGAGAAAGAAACCTAATGTTGCCCCATTTTCACCCGGCTCGGcactgtttgcttgtttgtcacCGACTCTGAGATACGTTACGACAGAACAGGCTGATATCCCCGTGAATACTACCAAATTGTGTTATTTCATGTGTTACGCTGGCAGCTGCAGTCAATTTTCACACTTCAGATCTCACTCTTTCTTAATGTATTGTCAGTGTTGCCTGGAGGAGCTCGAGGGGGTAACACTGAAAAGTTGGCCTTCTCTTTGGCCTTGCACCGCTGCAGGAGTTTTAATAAGCACAAGAACTCTGCAGAAGCAGGAAGAGACTGTGAGGAGTTCAAGTTAGTGAAGAggtgatgtttttaaatgtgtgtgtgtgtgtgggtgtatatatatatatatatatatatatatatatatatatatatatatatatttttttttttacactacaTTAGTCTTTCAGTTGACCACCTTTTTTGTCATCACTGATCGGCCTGTGAGGTCAGCTATATGTGTCTTTTGCTAAATTACCACCAACTTAATGCTTTATGGATTCTGGAGGTCAGCTTTGAAGCCGGTTGTGCCCTGATGTGTCCTAAATCATTTGAAAACAACCGAAGCAGGAAAAGAAATCGAGTTGTGTGAGTTTTCCAAAGCAGACAAATGTTTTACTGCTGCAGAGGTGAGCTCTGATCCGCCACCTCTTTGTCCTGCTGTCATGTCCTGACGTGGTATTAAGAGGGTGAATTTATGATTAGGCCTTAAGTGCTTCACTGAGGCAGCGAAACGGCGTCTATGGAGCCACCGCAGCGATGATTTACGCAGAATAAGTCTGATGTCGAAGGCACAGGGGGGTTTAGCCAAGGGAGTTGGATTTTCTCCCTGTTAAAGACGACTAAATAGATTGGTATCGTTTTGGAGTGTCACCATGTGTGGGAGAGGTGTTGAAGAGGAACCTTTACAGGTTTTGAAAGGTGACTTGGTTTAATTTCACTCTGTCAAAGTTTAACAATTTGTCATCTCGCTCCTGTACTTCAGAAGGCTGCTGTCAGAATCAACTTCAAATCAGCTGATCAGGCATAAAAAATGGGACAAAAAGTGCCCACGATGCCTCCTGTAGAACATTTTAGTCGAATAGAGTTTAAAATATGTGTGGAGGAACGGAGCGGGATTTATTTTGGTGCGTGTTCCTGTGCGCACTGCGCAGTTTGCGGGTTGAAATTAAGAAAACGATTGATGCACGTGGGCAATTTGGCATTTCTTCTCGGCTTTTCCAAAAGGAGCAAAACCAGAACGAGCCACGAGCTCATTGTGATTTAGTAATAATTATTGTAGCACGAGGAGTTTTGTTTGGACATAAAGTTCATGGTGTCGTGTGCGGCTTCCTGTCTGTGTGAAAAGCGTCTTGAGACCACGTGTCctttggaaaatattttatttcgaTAGACAACAACGATATACACATACAATCAAAGCGCTATAAAAGCcaacatttaagaaaaataacttGTCCTTAAAAAAGATTGCATCTAAGGTAAGAGCTTTacgttttttcctctttttttatttttttatttatttatttttttttacaagagcTGTGGAGATTGAAGATTAAAACCCGACCCACGACATTTATCACAACTCATAAAtttgacaaaaagaaacaaaacaaaaaaacacaaaagatttGGCTATACGACATGTAAACTGCCAGAACGATTCACAGGAAAAAATCAcgacaaacacaacaataagttacataaaataattagaataaataaataaataaacatataatGACAAATATTGCAACAATTttcaagaataataataaaatatgtgccagcattcaaattaaaacaatcTATGTTGACTTTTTTAAGGCAGTTATACAGCGGGATTTGGATGTGTACGTAGGCTATTTCGGACTAGGCTTATTTGTATACTAAAGGCATTTGTGGTTCTACTAAACAGGGAATTCCTCAgtcactccttttttttttttttttttttttttcctccatcaaCACAAAGTAAGTTCTGTCATTCACAAACTAGCGTAAAGCTACAGTGATAGAGCAATCACGGCCGGTGAAGTCAACAGGCTTTGATGGGGAAAAGGATTTCTGAGAAATTTAAGACATTTCTTAGGTCTAGAAGCTATCGTTGAACATGTGCTGTCCTAGAAAAATACCCTTTAACAGTCAAACTAACGCTTTGTAttcgtttgtgtttttttttttatcttgataAACTAATTTGAGAAAGAACATCTCAAAATAGGCCTATATGTAATTCAAATATAGAGAGAAGCATTCAACAATCACTGATTGGCATGGAAAAGACACCACTTAAACATTAAACCGCCCTGCCTTTCATTGGCCTAAAGTTATGGCAGTGAGCACAAACCCTTTGTGttttcgtttttcttttttaaccccCTAAGCCACTTTTCTATCCGCttcttaattattatttttaatttccccCCCATCAAAGGCACGAGTTCTGTGTTGTCTTTAGCAGGCGGGGCGCACCGGCATTTGGAGCAGGATCACCTGCCTGTTCTCCGAGGGGTGGCACTTGTTTATGTGCCTGGTGAGCCCCGGCGAGCTGTAGAGGGTGGCGGGGCAGTATTTGCACGGGTAAATCTGGGAGGAGTGCATGAGGCGCAGGTGTCTCTCCTGGCCGGCCCTGCTGGTGAAGCTCTCCCGGCACACCGGGCACAGCAGGCAGTCCACCGGGCTCAGATTGAGGGGGCTTTGGTTTGAGGCTTCCgctgaggatgaggatgatgacGCTGATGAGGTGTTTGACTCCGGAGCCTGCTCTGCCGGGCGGTCGCTGGTTTGAAACCCGCGCTCCTCCAGCACTTTCTTTTGCAGGGCCTGGTGTCCCATGATGTGTTTCCTTAGGCACGCCTGCCGCTTAAACCTCTTCCCGCAGAACTGGCAGTCATAGCAGCCATCTTCAGAACCCGATTCGGACAGACCTGGACTCGGGGTGTCTCTGTCACTCATGTCTTTGGCTTCGTCGGAGACTGACTTGACACCTAGTGGTGGCATTTTGGCCATTTCAGGTTTGATGCCCTGCGCGGGTGGCATGGCGGGCGCGCCGGTGGTCCGAGGTTTGTGCCAGCGGCGGTGAGAGGCGAGGTTTGCCGGGCAGCTGAACATCTTATCGCACTCAGGACACCGGTACTCGACCCTGACTATGCGGGAGCACTTGTGCTGAGCCAGGGAGAACGGATCCGCGTACGCCTCCTTGCACAGCTGGCACACGAACTCCCCCAGAGGTTTGTTTCCTGCGGAGGACTGAGCCCGCGGCTTCATCTCCACCGGACCCTCTTTGATTTTGAGACCAAGCACCGGAGAAGTCGTCACCTCATCTTCAAAGTTGAGTTTTCTAATGGCTTTGGGTTTTTTGGATGCGGCTTTAGATTTGCGCTCCGTTCCATCAGTTGCGGGTCTTTTGGTGCCGACCCGGTTGCTTGGTCCCgggaggctgctgctgctggtggtgctgGTGCCGCTGCGGCTGCTGTTGCTGGTGCCGATTTTCAGGTCGACCGGGGCGTACAGGAGGTGATCCAGACCGGAGAGGGAGGCGGGTGTTGGGAATGACTCGGCAGAAATAGGCGAGCCCAGATTGAAACTTCGCTCGAAATATCCCCTGTCGTGCTCCTTGCTGATGGGCCGGGTGGGGCTGTAGAGGGCTTGGCACACGGCTTCTGGGTTGCCGAACTGTGCCGGCTTCTCCATTCTTGGCACCGACGCGTCAGCTGCGGTGAAATCCGGCGATGCGGAGGCGCGGTCCGGACTGGACGCCACTGAAATCGGCGGGGATGGGTCCGTGTGACTCGGCAAGGCAGCTGGGGTGGGTGGCTCCTGGAGGTCATCATCGTCTGACCGAGTCCTGTAGGAAACATGTGCagatttcttgtttctttttaccAGGAATCCTTTGGGCATCTTGGCGAGGAACGGCGAAAAGGCACTTCGGGGAGGTGGGTAAAATCTGGAGTATCCAGGTTTGAAAAATATGGCAACACTAGAGGCTTATGGGACTTGATTTCCCCAGTATATCGATCCCTCTGTTGCTGAAATGTTTTCGTCTCCAAGGCATAGCTCCACTCTTTTTATGCCGGAATGATGCTATTGTTCTCGCCCCCCCTGTTGCAGCATCCCCGACCAATCGGATGAAACCAAGATCCCAGTGGGTTTTATTGTGGGAGGGCTCAGATCCTGGGTTTGCTGGATTTCGTTGGAGGATGTGCAGATAGCTTAGCAGATGTACTGGCGGTTTATTACATTAATGTGTGCGCTCTGCCCCTCCCCGACAGAGGCACACGCCGGGACCCTCCTCTTTTTACGGTCTGATGGGCCCCTACACAAATGCACACGTGCCACTGCTTTGTGGTTCTCCTCCGGGGGTCCCGGAGTTGCCAAAAGGAAATGTCCGTCACCGCCACAATTATCACAATTTCGAATTAAAACTGGGTGAGACAAGCTTGGTTAAACAGAAACCCAAAGGTGTGTTTCTTCACGTGTCCGCTGTGGTGTTGGTCAGAGAGGCGGCTCGCCTCACACACGGCTGTAAAACTGTGTTCGCAGTGCACAGTCATCCAGTTTGTTTTAAGACTAAACATTTTTTCTATCCACGCACTTGACTCGTTTACGCGTGACCTTTACGCGCGTTCCGCGGGCACATCAG contains these protein-coding regions:
- the insm1b gene encoding LOW QUALITY PROTEIN: insulinoma-associated protein 1b (The sequence of the model RefSeq protein was modified relative to this genomic sequence to represent the inferred CDS: inserted 1 base in 1 codon; deleted 2 bases in 1 codon), translating into MPWRRKHFSNRGIDTGEIKSHKPLVLPYFXKPGYSRFYPPPRSAFSPFLAKMPKGFLVKRNKKSAHVSYRTRSDDDDLQEPPTPAALPSHTDPSPPISVASSPDRASASPDFTAADASVPRMEKPAQFGNPEAVCQALYSPTRPISKEHDRGYFERSFNLGSPISAESFPTPASLSGLDHLLYAPVDLKIGTSNSSRSGTSTTSSSSLPGPSNRVGTKRPATDGTERKSKAASKKPKAIRKLNFEDEVTTSPVLGLKIKEGPVEMKPRAQSSAGNKPLGEFVCQLCKEAYADPFSLAQHKCSRIVRVEYRCPECDKMFSCPANLASHRRWHKPRTTGAPAMPPAQGIKPEMAKMPPLGVKSVSDEAKDMSDRDTPSPGLSESGSEDGCYDCQFCGKRFKRQACLRKHIMGHQALQKKVLEERGFQTSDRPAEQAPESNTSSASSSSSSAEASNQSPLNLSPVDCLLCPVCRESFTSRAGQERHLRLMHSSQIYPCKYCPATLYSSPGLTRHINKCHPSENRQVILLQMPVRPAC